A genomic window from Archocentrus centrarchus isolate MPI-CPG fArcCen1 chromosome 2, fArcCen1, whole genome shotgun sequence includes:
- the LOC115791561 gene encoding tumor necrosis factor receptor superfamily member 14-like has protein sequence MLKPPSSQISVIWFLRTEEPLSLEDQMTLKRNPLSSAAFLIILIKVFITLSLTCHPAEYLIGSECCPRCSAGSRVKTHCNEYRSTSCLPCVDGTFTDKPNGLEQCTPCTNCAAGSGLKVKRSCTGTSDTVCEPLQGFYCIYSVGDDCETAQRHSSCGPGQYISKHGTASTDTECSDCRAGTFSDGTSASCQPHTQCEDLNLQEKTAGTSAADAQCGERGVNVGAAVGVPVALVLIIVAAGVFLWFQKVSVETEKTRWRTSDISEWKWETS, from the exons ATGTTAAAACCTCCATCCTCCCAAATCTCAGTGATATGGTTTCTTAGGACCGAGGAACCTTTGAGCCTGGAGGatcaaatgactttaaaaaggaACCCTCTGAGCTCTGCAGCATTCCTG ATCATCCTGATCAAAGTCTTCATCACTCTCAGCCTCACATGTCATCCAGCAGAGTATCTGATAGGCAGTGAGTGCTGTCCCAGGTGTTCTGCAG gGAGTCGAGTTAAAACTCACTGTAATGAGTACAGAAGCACTTCCTGTCTGCCCTGTGTGGATGGAACCTTCACTGATAAACCCAACGGACTAGAACAGTGCACTCCCTGTACAAACTGTGCAGCAG GTTCTGGTCTGAAGGTAAAGAGGTCATGTACAGGAACATCAGACACAGTCTGTGAACCCCTGCAGGGATTCTACTGTATCTACTCTGTAGGAGACGACTGtgagacagcacagagacacagcaGCTGTGGACCAGGACAGTACATCAGCAAACATG GAACAGCCTCCACAGACACCGAGTGCTCCGACTGCAGAGCTGGAACCTTTTCAGATGGAACATCTGCATCCTgtcagccacacacaca ATGTGAAGATCTAAACCTTCAGGAGAaaacagcaggaacatctgCAGCTGATGCTCAGTGTGGAGAACGTGGAGTTAATGTGGGAGCAGCTGTTGGTGTCCCTGTGGCTttggttttaattattgttgctGCAGGAGTGTTTTTGTGGTTCCAAAAAGTGTCTGTGGAAACTGAG AAAACCAGATGGAGAACAAGTGACATATCAGAATGGAAG TGGGAAACATCATga